A segment of the Oncorhynchus masou masou isolate Uvic2021 unplaced genomic scaffold, UVic_Omas_1.1 unplaced_scaffold_1636, whole genome shotgun sequence genome:
gagctgccagtctgcaaagagctgccagtctgcatggattgccagtctgcatagagctgccagtctgcaaggagctgccagtctccatgaagccgccagagctgtcagtcagtatggagcagccagagccgccagtcagcatggagcagccagagccgtcagtcagcatgaagcagccagatctgccagtcagccagactcttccagatctgccagtcagccagactcttccagatctgccagtcagccagactcttccagatccgccagtcagccagactctttcagatccgccagacagccagactcttccagatctgccagtcaccagactcttccagatccgccagtcagccagactcttccagatccgtcagtcagccagactcttccagatctgtcagtcagccagactcttccagatctgccagtcagccagactcttccagatctgccagtcagccagactcttccagatctgccagtcagccagactcttccagatctgccagtcaaccagactcttccagatctgccagtcaaccagactcttccagatctgctagtcagccaggatccgccagtcagccaggatctgccagatctgctagtcagccaggatccgccagtcgaccAGGATCTACCAGTCatccgccaggatccgccagtcggccaggatctgccagtcagccaggatctgccagtcagccaggatccgccagtcagccaggatccgccagtcagccaggatctgccggattcaactgcctggctgggctttttctcagtactgggcttttctctcagtactggactgcccctcagtcccgagctgcccctcagtcccgagctgcccctcagtcccgagctgggttagggttctgggtgaggactattcggccatggtcggcggttagggtggattatccatggacgcgaaggggaggaacaatgacatttatgaagtggggtccacgtccggagccggaaccgccaccatggacagacgcccacccggaccctccctatggttttgaggtgcgttcgggagtccgcaccttaggggggggggttctgtcacgtcttggtcttagtattttgtgttttagtttattagttagtcagaccagggtgtgacatggggttattatgtattgtattttcgtattggggtttgtagtgtttgggattgtagctgattaggggtgtgtgtgtgttaaattggTTGGCTgtaggcggttctcaatcagagtcaggtgattctcgttgtcgctgattgggaaccgtatttaggtagcctggtttcgctggatacagcccgacaggatgctctcgtaTTTAAaagtgggtgattgttcctgtctctgtgtagtgtgcaccagtcaggctgtattaggtttcacgttgttttgttgtttttgtatttattagttattgtGGATAGTTCGTGGTCGTTTGTCtttctaaataaacatgagtaacctacacgctgcatttcggtccgactctcctttaaCAAAAGAAGAACGCATGTTACACATCTACTCTACAGCCCAGCTACCCAAAGATACTGTAGAATCTACAAGATACCCTGCTGTACACCTCTCTAAAGACACTCCAGAAGACGCCCTCTACTCTACAGCCCAGCTACCCAAAATAATATAGTACTATAGAATATATACAAGGAATgtgtcccaaatcacaccctattatCTATCCcccatatggaccctggtcaaaggcAGTGCTCTATAGAGAACAAGGTGCCATCTGGGATGAAGAGAAGCTCCCTGTAGAGAGATGAAGGGTTGTCACCACAGAGCCGCCATCTTGGAACGACATTAAAAAAACAATCCCTTTTCTGTTTCAAATCCTCCTTGACACATTGTATTAAAACAGCTCATGTGGTTTTActatatataatgtatgtaaaATATGAACATCTGGCTTTAAAATCACTTTTATCTCCAGATTTTGTGAAATTCAACCAACATTATTGTAAATATTTGTGTAAATATGAACTATGTGTTTTGTCAAATCTTGTCTTCATTTAAGCTGTTATAATAATGAAGAGAGTAATACCATAATAGTCTGTTCTACCTTTTGAGATTTACATATCTATTGTGTATTTACATACACTGGGCCTTTTAAAGCATTTCATTAAAACATCAAAATAGTCAAGTGCGTGTTTATGTGTTTGTAGTGagtgtttgtcagtgtgtttgtgcacatgtaaagaaagaggaagagtcTTCTAGACTTGAACCGCCTGACTGACACACCACAGAGAGAGCAGACTCGTAGTGTGACAGCAGTGCTATACGGTGTAGTGAATTCCTgtactgtaacaggtgtagtgaaggtactgtaacaggagtagtgtagggtgtagtgaatgtactgtaacaggagtagtgtagggtgtagtgaaggtactgtaacaggagcagtgtagggtgtagtgaaggtactgtaacaggagtagtgcagggtgtagtgaaggtactgtaacaggagtagtgtagggtgtagtgaaggtactgtaacaggagtagtgtagggtgtagtgaaggtacagtaacaggagtagtgtagggtgtagtgaaggtactgtaacaggagtagtgtagggtgtagtgaaggtactgtaacaggtgtagtgaaggtactgtaacaggagtagtgtagggtgtagtgaaggtactgtaacaggagtagtgtagggtgtagtgaaggtactgtaacaggagtagtgtagggtgtagtgaagatactgtaacaggagtagtgtagggtgtagtgaagatactgtaacaggagtagtgtagggtgtagtgaagatactgtaacaggagtagtgtagggtgtagtgaaggtattGTAACTTGAGTAGTGTAGGTTGTAGTGTAGGGTCTGGAGagtcttacggttgtgggcggagcagttgccttactatgcggtgatacagcccgacaggatgctctcgattgtgcatctgtaaaagtttgagtgttttcagtgacaagccaaatttcttataCCTCCTGaggctgcgccttcttcaccacgctgtctgtgtgggtggaccatttcagtttgtccgtgatttgtacaccgaggaacttaaaactttccaccttctccactgctgtcccgtcgatgtggatagggggtggtccctctgctctttcctgaacctggacctattggggcggtaaggaattggagtgagtctagggaaTCAGTTGGGGGAAATATGATccatgactagtctctcaaagcacttcatgatgacagaagtgaactCTATGGggcaggaacaatggtggccctctggaagcatgtgggcacagcagactgggatagggactgattgaatatgtccgtaaacacaccagccagctggtctgcgctctgAGGACACGTCtatggatgccgtctgggccggcagccttgcgagggttaacacgtttaaatgttttactcacgttttaaacggtgaaggagagcccacaggtttaggtagcaggccgtgtcagtgtcACTGCTTTGTCCTCAAACACAGTGCCattggtgggtgctgctatgctgacaagttacaaatctgtcgttctgcccctgaacaggcagttaacccactgttcctaggctgtcattgaaaataagaatttgttcttaactgacttgcctagtaaaataaaggtaaaataaataaaaaggaccGTTATTCAGGTATCTGCTTGGGgaggatatacacggctgtgaaatcttttggtagataatgcggtcggcattcgatcgtaaggaattctaggtcaggtgtacagaaggacttgagttcctgtatgttgttatgattacaccatgagtcattagtcataaggcatacacccccgcccttcttcttaccagagagatgcttgtttctgtcggcgcgatgcgtgaagaaaccgggtggctaTACCGACTTTGataacgtatcccgagtgagccatgtttccgtgaaacagaaaatgttacaatctctgatgtctctctggaaggcaacccttacTCAAATTTcctctaccttgttgtcaagggACTGGACATTGGAGAGTAGTATACCCGGGAGAGGAGAGCGATGTGCCAGATGAAGCCTGACCAGAAGGCCGCTCCGTCTACCCCTTCTGTTGTTTTGGGTCGTCTACTGGGatcagatccattgtcctggATGGTGGtcgaacagaggatccgcttcgggaaagtcctATTCCTGGTCACAAGGTAGATAAGTTGATGTTGCTCTTATATaaaatagttcttcccggcttgtatgtaataagacttcaGGTTTCCTGGGgtcacaatgtaagaaataatacattaaaaaacaaaacactgtATAGATTCCTAAGAAGGAagcaaggcggccatctctgtcggcgccatcttaccTTCAGTAAAGACTGATGCTTGTAACCCCCAGACACTCCCCCAACAGCTGTAGACACCTAATAATGTActgcaccagagagagagatggagggagagagagatggagggagagagagatggagggagagagagatggaaggagaagagatggagggacagatgaagggagagagagatggagggacagatgatgggagagagagatggagggacagatgaagggagagagagatggagggagaggggagatggagggagagagagatggagggacagatgaagggagagagagatggagggagagagagatggagggagagagagatggagggaggtcgCCCTCCAGTGGTAGAATAACTCTTCTCTGTAGACAGCCTCCAGTCTGCATGAATGTATGAATGTGTTTCTGTGCTGTGATCCATAGaggactctctcactctctttttctcactgatctcattttctctctccctctactgtgaTGTAGGAACAAAGATGTGATTGGttaaggaggaagagggaggggctgCCAGACATAACATGTGGTAGGAGGGTTTGAAcaagtagacagagagagatgcaggaaTAGGGAACTACATAGTTGTAAGACTGCAAAGAGTGAGTGAGACCTGGAccaacctgagagagaggagcagagagagagatacagaaatagGGAACTACATAGTTGTAAGACTacaaagagtgagtgagagagagagacagggcagagagagaacatAAAGTACATGAAGTTTGTATTTAAGTTCCTATAAGTAGAGAAGAACGGAGAAAGTTACAGACTTGGACaaacaacattatatcaggacctatagacacctggaccaacctggagagaacacaacattatatcaggacctatagacacctggaccaacctggagagaacacaacattatatcaggacctatagacacctggaccaacctggagagaacacaacattatatcaggatctatagacacctggaccaacctggtgagaacacaacattatatcaggacctatagacacctggagagaacacaacattatatcaggacctatagacaccTGGACCAACCTGGAGAGACCACACcattatatcaggacctatagacacctggaccaacctggagagaacacaacattatatcaggacctatagacacctggagagaacacagcattatatcaggacctatagacacctggaccaaccagtagagaacacaacattatatcaggacctatagacacctggaccaacctgtagagaacacaacattatatcaggacctatagacacctggaccaacctggagagaccacaacattatatcaggacctatagacacctggaccaacctgtagagaacacaacattatatcaggacctatagacacctggaccaacctggagagaacacaacattatatcaggacctatagacacctggaccaacctggagagaacacaacattatatcaggacctatagagacctggaccaacctggagagaacacaatattatatcaggacctatagacacctggaccaacctggagagaacacaatattatatcaggacctatagacacctggaccaacctgtagagaacacaacattatatcaggacctatagacacctggaccaacctgtagagaacacaacattatatcaggacctatagacacctggagagaacacaacattatatcaggacctatagacacctggaccaacctgtagagaacacaacattatatcaggacctatagacaccTGGACCAACCTGTAGAGAACAACAACAAGATGAGGATCCTGCTGATagtcatcctcctctccttcatgacAGGTAATAAGCTTGTTATAACTCTCTATAACAATGTAATAACATCCAGTTAGTCTTCTTATAAAGGCTGCTACTACAGATCATATattttctctggtctgattgGCAGGTCGTTTGAGCTCCTTCAAAGTGACAGGATACTCTGGAGGAACTGTCATCATCTCCTGTCATTATTCCACAGAAGACAGAAGTCGTGACAAATATTTCTGCTCGGGGCAGAACCGTTTGAGATGTGAGGATCAAATCAGAACTGGATTGAGGAACACCTGGGTGCACAGTGGTAGATTCTCTCTGTATGACAACAATGGAGGAAACTACTTCAAGGTGATCATCAGACAACTGACCAGAGAAGATGAAGGGACCTACTGGTGTGGAGTGGACAAACCTACTGCACCTGACAGTTATACCAAGGTAGAGCTGGATGTCGAGAAGGGTGAGAGACTTTTACTGTTATTACATGATCAGTACCACTAGTCAATGAAGTCAGTCTATAGTACTAGACTAAggttgtgatgtgtgttcctGTTGACAGATGACTGCTGTGAGAAGTCAGTCACAGAGACGGCCTTTCTGGGAGGAGAAGCTACCATCAGATGCAACTATCCAGAGGACCATAAGGACGACATCAAGTATTTCTGCAAAGAAGACAGTGAATCTGACTGTGAAAACAAGATATCAGATACACATCATGAAAAACCTAGAAGATATTCTCTTTctaagagaagaagagagagattcTCCACAGTGACCATCAGTGACCTGACTGAAGATGATACTGGGACCTACTGGTGTGGAGTAGAAACCAGCAGGACAGAACAACGTTACATTACACTGATCACACAGGTGAAGCTGCGTGTTATAAGTGAGTTTAAACTTCTTCTTTCTCTTTAACATGCGACTCTAAACACACAAGTTGCAGTTATCTATTTGATAAAAGTAGTTTAATTTAAATGATAATTGCATgacctggacccctacaaatcagccgggctagacaatctggatcctctcttTCTAAAGTTATCCGCCGAAATCTTTGCAACTTTctggcctgttcaacctctctttcgtatcgtctgagatcaccagagattggaaagctgccgtggtcatccccctcctcaaatggggagacactctagacccaaactgctacagacctatatctatcctgccctgcctttctaaggtctttgaaagccaagttaacaaacagatcaccgaccatttcgaatcccaccgtaccttcctcgctatgcaatctggtttccgagctggtcttgggtattcatcaacctggccaaggatttcgaccctgtcaatcaccacattcttattggcatactcaacagccttggtttctcaaatgactgcctcacctggttcaccaaatacttctcagagttcagtgtgtcaaatcagagggcctgttgtccggacctctggcagtctctatgggggtgccacagggttcaattatcgggccgactcttttctctgtatacatcaatgatgtcgctcttgctgctggtgattttctgatccacctctgagcagatgacaccattctgtatatctctggcccttctttggacgctgtgttaactaacctccagacgagcttcaatgccatacaactctccttccgtggcctccaactgttcttaaatgcaagtaaaactaaatgcatgctcttcaaccgatcgctgcccattCCTTGCCCGctcatccagcatcactactctggacggctctgacttagaatatgtggacaactacaaagggtctggttagactgtaaactctccttccagactcacattaagcatttccAATCTAAAATTAactctagaatcagcttcctatttcacaataatgcctccttcactcatgctgccaaacataccctcgtaaaactgaccatcctaccgatcctcgacttcggcaatgtcatttacaaaatagcctccaatactctactcagcaaattggatgtcgtctatgacagtgccatccgttttgtcaccaaagtcccatattCTACCcatcattgcgacctgtatgctctcattggctggccctcgcttcatattcatcgccaaactcactggctccaagtcatctataagtctttgctaggtaaagccctgccttatctcagctcactggtcactgaa
Coding sequences within it:
- the LOC135531542 gene encoding CMRF35-like molecule 8 isoform X1; its protein translation is MRILLIVILLSFMTGRLSSFKVTGYSGGTVIISCHYSTEDRSRDKYFCSGQNRLRCEDQIRTGLRNTWVHSGRFSLYDNNGGNYFKVIIRQLTREDEGTYWCGVDKPTAPDSYTKVELDVEKDDCCEKSVTETAFLGGEATIRCNYPEDHKDDIKYFCKEDSESDCENKISDTHHEKPRRYSLSKRRRERFSTVTISDLTEDDTGTYWCGVETSRTEQRYITLITQVKLRVITAPTTMSTTATPTTALQASATTTFISKSSSSSSSSSSSSPSSSSSSSSSSLNGSGTSVVIMVSVSLVVLLLVISLIIVYRWKYTKITESVSSTHRVSPDTGNNAGGCHGDGDYEEIMERPLQSDSTIYATANLPTSHSDSLHYASVTFHKTPSSPNEARVTTAKEGTSSCDYATVNFVKAPPTLLSIIHTAPLRILPSSPQSANPETPESLATNHKRHTYTGNQSQETYIHW